A genomic segment from Saimiri boliviensis isolate mSaiBol1 chromosome 14, mSaiBol1.pri, whole genome shotgun sequence encodes:
- the CEACAM5 gene encoding cell adhesion molecule CEACAM5, translating into MRPPSAPSHRWRIPWQRLLLIASLLTFWNPPTSAQLTIESVPSNAAEGKEVLLLTRNLSQDTAGFNWYKGGSVDSTRRIIGYVIATQLTTRGPAYSGRETIYPNASLLIQNVTLSDTGFYMLQVITANLVNTEAAGQFRVYPELSKPSITSNNSNPVENKDAVALTCEPETQDTTYLWRVNGQSLLVSPRLQLSSDNRTLTLFNITRNDTGPYECETQNPVSGKHSDPATLNVLYGPDAPTISPLDTSYGSGENLNLSCHAASNPSAEYSWLVNGTSLQINTQELLIRNITVDHSGSYMCYAQNSATGLNSTAVKIITVSELPKPYITSNNSNPVEDEDAVALTCEPETQNATYLWWVNGQSLPVSPRLQLSRDNRTLTLLSVTRNDTGPYECGTQNQLSGPVSLNVLYGPDTPIISPSYTHYQPGVNLNLSCHAASNPPAQYAWLINGSLQQNAGELFVSNITEKNSGLYTCHANNSATGRNRTTVKAITVSVELPKPYITSNNSNPVENKDAVALTCAPETHESTYLWWVNGQSLLVSPGLQLSSDNRTLTLLTVTRNDTGPYQCGIQNPVSANHSDPVTLDVFYGPDTPTISPPDASYRLGANLNLSCHSASNPPPTYSWYINGTSKSNTQVLFIAQITSDHNGAYACRVSNSATGRNNSTVKNITVSVPDSPVVSAGTTASIMTGVLAGVALIAALV; encoded by the exons ATGAGGCCCCCCTCAGCCCCTTCCCACAGATGGCGCATCCCCTGGCAGAGGCTCCTGCTCATAG CCTCACTTCTAACCTTCTGGAACCCGCCCACCAGTGCCCAGCTCACTATTGAATCCGTGCCATCCAATGCTGCAGAGGGGAAGGAGGTTCTTCTACTCACCCGCAATCTGTCCCAGGATACTGCTGGCTTCAACTGGTACAAAGGGGGAAGCGTGGACAGCACCCGTCGAATTATAGGATATGTAATAGCAACTCAACTAACTACCCGAGGGCCCGCATACAGCGGCCGAGAGACAATATACCCCAATGCCTCCCTGCTGATCCAGAATGTCACCCTGAGTGACACAGGATTCTACATGCTACAAGTCATAACGGCAAATCTTGTGAATACAGAAGCAGCAGGCCAGTTCCGTGTATACC CGGAGCTGTCCAAGCCCTCCATCACCAGCAACAACTCCAATCCCGTGGAGAACAAGGATGCTGTGGCCTTAACCTGTGAACCTGAGACTCAGGACACAACCTACCTGTGGCGGGTAAATGGTCAGAGTCTCCTGGTCAGCCCCAGGCTGCAGCTGTCCAGTGACAACAGGACCCTCACTCTATTCAATATCACAAGAAACGACACAGGACCCTATGAATGTGAAACCCAGAATCCAGTGAGTGGGAAACACAGTGACCCAGCCACCCTGAATGTTCTCT ATGGCCCGGATGCCCCCACCATTTCCCCTCTAGACACATCTTACGGATCAGGGGAAAATCTGAACCTCTCCTGCCACGCAGCTTCTAACCCATCTGCAGAGTACTCTTGGCTTGTCAATGGAACATCACTCCAGATAAACACACAGGAGCTCTTGATCCGCAACATCACTGTGGATCACAGCGGATCCTATATGTGCTATGCCCAAAACTCAGCCACTGGCCTCAACAGCACCGCAGTCAAGATCATCACAGTCTCTG AGCTGCCCAAACCCTACATCACCAGCAACAACTCCAACCCCGTGGAGGACGAGGATGCTGTGGCCTTGACCTGTGAACCTGAGACTCAGAACGCAACCTACCTGTGGTGGGTAAATGGTCAGAGCCTCCCTGTCAGCCCCAGGCTGCAGCTGTCCCGTGACAACAGGACCCTCACTCTACTCAGCGTCACAAGGAATGACACAGGACCCTATGAGTGTGGAACCCAGAACCAATTGAGTGGCCCAGTCAGCCTGAATGTCCTCT ATGGCCCGGATACTCCCATCATTTCCCCCTCATACACCCATTACCAACCAGGGGTAAACCTCAACCTCTCCTGCCATGCAGCCTCTAACCCACCTGCACAGTATGCTTGGCTGATTAATGGGAGCCTCCAGCAAAACGCGGGAGAGCTCTTTGTCTCCAACATCACTGAGAAGAACAGTGGACTCTATACCTGCCATGCCAATAACTCGGCCACAGGCCGCAACAGGACCACAGTGAAGGCAATCACAGTCTCTG TGGAGCTGCCCAAGCCCTACATCACCAGCAACAACTCCAACCCTGTGGAGAACAAGGATGCTGTGGCCTTAACCTGTGCACCTGAGACTCATGAATCTACCTACCTGTGGTGGGTAAATGGTCAGAGCCTCCTGGTCAGTCCCGGGCTGCAGCTGTCCAGTGACAACAGGACCCTCACTCTACTGACTGTCACAAGGAATGACACAGGACCCTATCAGTGTGGAATCCAGAACCCAGTGAGTGCAAACCACAGTGATCCAGTCACTCTGGATGTCTTCT ATGGCCCGGACACCCCCACCATTTCCCCTCCAGACGCATCTTACCGTTTAGGAGCTAACCTCAACCTCTCCTGCCACTCGGCATCTAACCCACCCCCGACGTATTCTTGGTATATCAATGGGACGTCGAAGTCAAACACACAAGTGCTCTTCATTGCCCAAATCACTTCAGATCATAACGGTGCCTACGCCTGTCGTGTCTCTAACTCAGCGACTGGCCGCAATAATTCCACAGTCAAGAACATCACAGTCTCCG taccaGACAGTCCTGTTGTCTCAGCTGGGACCACTGCCAGCATCATGACTGGAGTGCTGGCTGGGGTGGCTCTGATAGCAGCCCTGGTGTAG